ATGATAAGTTATGTATACTCTGTTACAAATTCCAAAATTTTCTACGTAGGCCATTCCCAGGCATGTTTCATCCCATTAACCATTTATTTCTTCCATTAGGATGTTTCGATGTTTATTGGTTGAGGATAGAATTAATGATCTGTGTAAATTGCTTTTGTTCTACAATTGACAGGGAACTATTATGGGTTTAGCTGCCTTCACCATGCCAGATATTGTTGAGATGGTTGACGCTGCTGCTCTTCTTTGTCCTATTTCATATTTAGATCATATCACTTCAACTTTTGTCCTTAGAGCAGTAGCTCTTCATCTCGATCAGGTAACCTTTGTGAATGCAGAGTTGTTTTGGGAGGAGCATCCGatgcattgaatttgaattgttttGTTGTTTCTCCATCGTAGATGCTTCTGAGCTTGGGCATTCATGAACTAAATTTCCGAAGGTACGGTTTAATTTGCCGTATTATTTTGGATTGAAAAATAAGTCGTCTCCCAAATATCATACAGTGATACGGGCATTCAGATATTGGACTCAATTTGTGATGGCCACATGGATTGCAACAATTTGCTGGCTTCGATAACAGGTTAGCTACTTATCATATATCCAATTCGTTTTTAAATGTCTGAAAATTCACTGACTCATTTGCTTTTTTTATTCGATCATTTGAGAGGCCAGGCCAAATTTATTTATGCGCCTAATAGGAATTATATAGATTGTGCGAATTCTTTGGTTGCAGAACTTGGAAAATTGTGGCTGTAGTCAACCTTTTCTGTTCCAGCATCAAGTATTTGAATACATCGTCGATAAGTAATTCTAAACTATATATAGTTGGTTTGCGAGTTCATTGTAGATATCTCATTTGCCTTACAACTTATAATATCAAATATAGGAATACAGTGGGTTCAAAAGTCTATTTCTTTGCCATTTATACCAAACTTTTCAAAGGGGTCAAACAACCCCAGGTTATTTTGGCGATGCCACTGCCTGTAGAATGCGGTCTTTTATGTTCTCAGTTTCGTTCAATTTGTTCAAGCTATGGAAGAACTGTATACAAATACAAGGCGATGAAGATATGACTTGAGATGTCCTCTTTTTCTTCTAATGGTTAAACTTCTCCTATTTTGCAGGCGATAATTGCTGCTTCAACTTGTCCCGCATGGACTATTACTTGAAATTTGAACCTCATCCATCTTCAACTAAAAACCTACACCATCTTTTCCAAAGTAAGTTTCTTACCCTACCATTCAGCGATTATCTATTCCTTTTTCGTCTCCTTATTGAGGATATCTTTTCAGTCTTTGATCTGTTGATACCGGTAGTTATTGAACTATCAGCTGACAGCTATGTGCATACGTTTCAGTGATACGAAAGGGCACCTTTGCAAAATATGACTATGGATATTGGGGTAACCTCAAGCACTATCACCGCGTTCATCCTCCTTCATTCGATCTATCAGACATCCCTGACTCTTTGCCAATATGGATGGGATATGGAGGTCATGATGCATTAGCCGATATTACTGATGTGGAACGAACTATCGCAGGGTTGAAATCCAAGCCAGAGCTGCTATATATCGACAACTATGGACACATCGACTTCATTCTAAGTGTGAAGGCAGAAGATGATGTTTACAGAGAACTCATAAGATTCTTAAAATCCAGAGAAATTTATAGCAGTTATTGAAATGCAATGGATGATATATGGTGACAGAAAAGAAAAAATCTCAAGTAATTGTGTTAATATGTATGTAAACTTACGTGGTGTATCAGGTTAATCAAATTAGTGGGTAGTTATTTGTAATTTTACTACGATAAATGGATGATATGAGATGTATTTGTATAGGTTTTTTCTTATATAAAAATGATATTATAAGGGCAATTGTTCA
This window of the Zingiber officinale cultivar Zhangliang chromosome 3B, Zo_v1.1, whole genome shotgun sequence genome carries:
- the LOC121967471 gene encoding triacylglycerol lipase 1-like, which translates into the protein MERARSPASNLLPFLLFIIGRVSCSLEATLGGTSPPPATDGLCAALIRPSGYPCSEHTVETKDGYLLSIQRVQHGKKTLGGMPHPSVFLQHGLFQGGDTWFANSFEQSLGFILADNGFDVWVGNVRGTRWSHGHTRLSVHEKAFWDWSWQELAQYDLQAMISYVYSVTNSKIFYVGHSQGTIMGLAAFTMPDIVEMVDAAALLCPISYLDHITSTFVLRAVALHLDQMLLSLGIHELNFRSDTGIQILDSICDGHMDCNNLLASITGDNCCFNLSRMDYYLKFEPHPSSTKNLHHLFQMIRKGTFAKYDYGYWGNLKHYHRVHPPSFDLSDIPDSLPIWMGYGGHDALADITDVERTIAGLKSKPELLYIDNYGHIDFILSVKAEDDVYRELIRFLKSREIYSSY